One window of Curtobacterium sp. 458 genomic DNA carries:
- a CDS encoding GNAT family protein: MTIRHALRSQPVLRTERLTLSQLGPDHLDLVMAGLADEDAMRLTGTRTTFTREQVGAHLAALPGADDRADFAITGPDGAYLGEVVLNELEEDDRSMNYRIALAGPSLRGRGFGTEAGRAVVAWGFDVVGLHRVSLEVYAFNPAAQRSYEKIGFVVEGRAREVLRHGDQWIDAVAMSMLDSDPRSA; this comes from the coding sequence GTGACCATCCGCCATGCCCTCCGCTCGCAACCCGTGCTCAGGACCGAGCGTCTGACGTTGTCGCAGCTCGGCCCGGACCACCTCGACCTGGTGATGGCCGGCCTCGCGGACGAGGACGCGATGCGGCTCACCGGCACCCGAACCACCTTCACCCGCGAACAGGTCGGTGCGCACCTCGCAGCGCTCCCCGGCGCCGACGACCGGGCGGACTTCGCGATCACCGGGCCTGACGGTGCGTACCTCGGCGAGGTGGTCCTCAACGAACTCGAGGAGGACGACCGTTCGATGAACTACCGGATCGCCCTCGCGGGTCCGTCGCTCCGGGGGCGTGGATTCGGTACCGAGGCCGGTCGGGCCGTGGTGGCGTGGGGATTCGACGTCGTCGGCCTGCACCGGGTCTCGCTCGAGGTCTACGCGTTCAACCCCGCGGCGCAGCGGTCCTACGAGAAGATCGGCTTCGTGGTCGAGGGGCGTGCCCGCGAGGTACTGCGGCACGGCGACCAGTGGATCGATGCCGTGGCGATGAGCATGCTCGACTCCGACCCTCGGTCGGCGTGA
- a CDS encoding GH92 family glycosyl hydrolase has protein sequence MDELQRSGGPTTAVAARNGVGYTSTEAWLVERPSGADPTEGIVPGFAGRTIAPGDELSWVWFPERTLPEGLTEPTEAELPHFWDATAFGLDLVCTDGTRLSDTARDQYGDALAPEAQDAARKQWVDQWNRRAVDLAPLAGRVVDRLEARLGSATPHPSGDGERPALRGWLDDVRLGPARPAPETPLDHVRTTRGTQASSRFSRGNNAPLVGLPHGGVFGLPMTDASSNRWPYAHHEHSRVEGDRVRPAIQAFATSHIPSPWMGDRGVFQVMPSPLDTPDPDRTARALGFDHDDEQDGPHRYRVTLDHDVTAEVVAGEFALGFRFTGTRSVVLDHHGRVSDVSVTITDGTAVVECVLDDRPGTPPHHVHVRIPRVTADHTSTGQDELRGWLTVDGDVDVLLGISTVSMADARANLEAAGDHDAMRAHAEERWTAELSTMSFEGATPDQLTALYSGLYRLFLYPNRAGETARDGVPRHRSPYGAVQASPIRDEPGPEVVEGLFTTTNGFWDTYRTAWPLLGLLTPDTAGELAQGFVEHHHDGGWTPRWSAPGAEDCMTGTTSDTVFADLAAKGIDGFDLAAAYRSAVRNATVPPRDERVGRKGSLPGAFRGHVDTATHEGMSWTLDAAINDWGLAVMADLLARRASTDAERERLLAEHEWFARRSLQYRNVFDAERGFFIGRDQDGTWRVGTEFDPRDWGDDYTETNAWGTAFTAPHDGAGIVELHGGPARFDAALDTFFATPETGATARSGSYGFPIHEMTEARDVRMGMLGLSNQPAHHIPFFPMFTGRHDDAHRIVRSALDRLFVGSDLGQGYPGDEDNGEMSAWYVFASIGLYPLAPSTGTYVLVPPSVRRTVLRPASSDGSATPTVIEVESGPVGGFVASVSVDGTPWEAVSIPHEVVAAASRIAFTLSPEPTGWASDTRPVSASAVHGFRDTPVDLLPGGTHPLVDDTGRTATALAAGASVTFEVPSAPVSLYTVTVEAPGRYSWDVALGATEASVHDAEFAWAGQTRVFRLEGTGSAFTFSAVTDVALTQLELVAADGQR, from the coding sequence GTGGATGAGCTGCAACGGAGCGGCGGGCCGACGACGGCCGTCGCGGCACGCAACGGTGTCGGGTACACGTCGACGGAGGCCTGGCTGGTCGAACGACCGTCGGGAGCCGACCCGACCGAGGGGATCGTGCCCGGGTTCGCCGGCCGCACGATCGCGCCCGGTGACGAGCTGTCGTGGGTGTGGTTCCCCGAGCGGACCCTGCCCGAGGGCCTGACCGAACCGACCGAAGCCGAGCTCCCGCACTTCTGGGACGCCACCGCCTTCGGGCTCGACCTCGTCTGCACCGACGGCACCCGGCTCAGCGACACGGCACGCGACCAGTACGGCGACGCCCTGGCACCGGAGGCGCAGGACGCCGCCCGCAAGCAGTGGGTCGACCAGTGGAACCGCCGGGCGGTGGACCTCGCGCCGCTCGCGGGACGGGTGGTCGACCGCCTGGAGGCACGGCTCGGCTCCGCCACGCCGCACCCCTCCGGCGACGGCGAGCGTCCGGCGCTCCGCGGCTGGCTCGACGACGTCCGGCTCGGCCCGGCACGGCCCGCACCGGAGACGCCGCTCGACCACGTCCGCACGACTCGGGGCACGCAGGCGTCCTCCCGGTTCTCCCGCGGCAACAACGCCCCGCTCGTCGGACTGCCGCACGGTGGGGTCTTCGGGCTGCCGATGACCGACGCGTCGAGCAACCGGTGGCCGTACGCACACCACGAGCACTCCCGGGTGGAGGGGGACCGGGTCCGTCCGGCGATCCAGGCCTTCGCGACGAGCCACATCCCGTCGCCGTGGATGGGGGACCGCGGCGTGTTCCAGGTCATGCCGTCCCCGCTCGACACCCCCGATCCCGACCGGACCGCCCGCGCACTCGGGTTCGACCACGACGACGAGCAGGACGGCCCGCACCGCTACCGCGTGACCCTCGACCACGACGTCACGGCCGAGGTGGTCGCGGGGGAGTTCGCCCTCGGGTTCCGGTTCACGGGCACCCGCAGCGTCGTGCTCGACCACCACGGCCGCGTCTCCGACGTGTCGGTGACCATCACCGACGGGACGGCCGTGGTCGAGTGCGTGCTCGACGACCGGCCGGGCACGCCGCCGCACCACGTGCACGTACGGATCCCGCGGGTCACCGCCGACCACACGAGCACCGGGCAGGACGAGCTGCGCGGCTGGCTCACGGTCGACGGGGACGTGGACGTGCTGCTCGGCATCTCGACGGTGTCGATGGCGGACGCCCGGGCGAACCTCGAGGCCGCGGGGGACCACGACGCGATGCGCGCGCACGCCGAGGAGCGGTGGACCGCGGAGCTGTCCACGATGTCGTTCGAGGGAGCGACCCCGGACCAGCTGACCGCGCTGTACTCGGGGCTCTACCGGCTGTTCCTCTACCCGAACCGTGCCGGCGAGACCGCCCGGGACGGCGTGCCGCGCCACCGGTCCCCGTACGGAGCGGTGCAGGCGTCACCGATCCGCGACGAGCCCGGCCCCGAGGTCGTCGAGGGGCTGTTCACCACGACGAACGGGTTCTGGGACACGTACCGGACGGCGTGGCCGCTCCTCGGACTCCTCACCCCGGACACGGCGGGCGAGCTCGCGCAGGGCTTCGTCGAGCACCACCACGACGGCGGTTGGACGCCCCGGTGGAGTGCCCCGGGCGCCGAGGACTGCATGACCGGCACCACGAGCGACACCGTGTTCGCCGACCTCGCCGCGAAGGGCATCGACGGCTTCGACCTCGCGGCGGCGTACCGGAGCGCGGTCCGCAACGCGACCGTCCCGCCGCGTGACGAGCGCGTCGGACGGAAGGGGAGCCTCCCGGGCGCCTTCCGCGGCCACGTCGACACGGCGACCCACGAGGGGATGAGCTGGACCCTCGACGCCGCGATCAACGACTGGGGCCTCGCCGTCATGGCGGACCTGCTCGCGCGTCGAGCGTCGACCGACGCCGAACGGGAGCGTCTGCTCGCCGAGCACGAGTGGTTCGCCCGTCGCTCGCTGCAGTACCGGAACGTGTTCGACGCCGAGCGCGGGTTCTTCATCGGGCGCGACCAGGACGGCACCTGGCGGGTCGGCACCGAGTTCGACCCGCGCGACTGGGGCGACGACTACACCGAGACGAACGCCTGGGGCACCGCGTTCACCGCGCCGCACGACGGCGCCGGCATCGTCGAACTGCACGGCGGACCCGCACGGTTCGACGCCGCCCTCGACACGTTCTTCGCCACACCCGAGACCGGGGCGACGGCGCGCTCCGGCTCCTACGGCTTCCCGATCCACGAGATGACCGAGGCCCGCGACGTCCGGATGGGCATGCTCGGGCTCTCGAACCAGCCGGCGCACCACATCCCGTTCTTCCCGATGTTCACGGGGCGACACGACGACGCCCACCGGATCGTCCGCTCGGCCCTGGACCGCCTGTTCGTCGGCTCGGACCTCGGGCAGGGGTACCCGGGCGACGAGGACAACGGCGAGATGAGCGCCTGGTACGTCTTCGCATCGATCGGCTTGTACCCGCTCGCGCCGTCGACGGGGACGTACGTGCTCGTGCCGCCGTCGGTGCGGCGGACCGTGCTGCGTCCCGCCTCGTCGGACGGCAGTGCGACGCCGACCGTGATCGAGGTCGAGTCCGGACCGGTCGGCGGCTTCGTCGCGTCGGTCTCCGTCGACGGGACGCCCTGGGAAGCGGTCAGCATCCCGCACGAGGTCGTGGCCGCGGCGTCGCGCATCGCGTTCACCCTGTCCCCGGAACCCACCGGGTGGGCATCGGACACGCGGCCGGTCTCGGCGTCCGCCGTGCACGGGTTCCGGGACACCCCGGTCGACCTCCTGCCAGGAGGGACGCACCCGCTCGTCGACGACACGGGGCGGACCGCGACGGCGCTCGCCGCCGGTGCGTCCGTGACGTTCGAGGTCCCGTCGGCGCCCGTGTCGCTGTACACGGTCACGGTCGAGGCGCCGGGGAGGTACTCGTGGGACGTCGCCCTCGGCGCGACGGAGGCGTCGGTGCACGACGCCGAGTTCGCCTGGGCCGGGCAGACGCGGGTCTTCCGGCTGGAGGGCACCGGATCGGCGTTCACGTTCTCCGCGGTGACGGACGTCGCGCTGACCCAGCTCGAGCTCGTCGCGGCGGACGGACAGCGTTGA
- a CDS encoding ATP-binding protein, with the protein MRSAVDNPFSPGSDVVPNIWAGRVEQLSDWRDVVRPRRVAGLYERGRTILGEPGTGKSSLVRRIARDAVASGDWVTPQLRIPSGADPLKLVAGAVLRLVEQAGIASGATGRVVELLRRVETVAASGFSLTVRGGDGPEPFTALYELLVEVGRAAVRQGNAVLIHVDEVQNITDERALSQLLIALGDALTHTVEVEVPGGRLVERHLPIAVYLTGLPDFEDMAGARKGATFARRFRTSALTALGEDDLRAALQPLIVSGWVVPDGAGETKSITLDALAADAVVQLCCGEPFLFQLAGERAWYAGSGDVVTADEVTAGWRGAEGEASSHVERVLARLPQKERTFVDVMAAMRPEDRTLTRIAREMGEASAQAVGPTAQRLDTVRGVIERGKPYSFRNRAVEAYLTSDWPRVG; encoded by the coding sequence ATGCGGAGTGCCGTCGACAACCCGTTCAGCCCGGGCTCGGACGTCGTGCCGAACATCTGGGCGGGCCGGGTCGAGCAACTCAGTGACTGGCGGGACGTCGTCCGGCCTCGGCGCGTGGCGGGGCTGTACGAACGCGGCCGGACGATCCTCGGAGAACCCGGGACCGGGAAGTCCTCGCTCGTGCGACGCATCGCTCGGGACGCCGTCGCCAGCGGTGACTGGGTGACGCCCCAGCTGCGCATCCCGTCCGGTGCTGATCCGCTGAAGCTCGTCGCGGGGGCAGTGCTCCGACTCGTTGAGCAAGCGGGCATCGCGTCCGGGGCGACGGGCCGTGTCGTCGAGCTCCTCCGCAGGGTCGAGACCGTCGCGGCCAGCGGATTCTCGCTCACCGTCCGGGGTGGTGACGGCCCCGAGCCGTTCACGGCCCTGTACGAGCTGCTCGTCGAGGTCGGACGGGCGGCCGTGCGCCAGGGCAACGCGGTGCTCATCCACGTCGACGAGGTCCAGAACATCACCGACGAACGAGCGCTGTCGCAGCTCCTGATCGCGCTCGGCGACGCGCTCACCCACACCGTCGAGGTCGAGGTGCCGGGCGGCCGCCTCGTCGAACGCCACCTCCCGATCGCCGTCTACCTCACCGGCCTCCCGGACTTCGAGGACATGGCCGGTGCCCGGAAGGGAGCGACGTTCGCTCGGCGCTTCCGCACGTCAGCGCTCACCGCACTCGGCGAGGACGACCTGCGTGCAGCGCTGCAGCCGCTCATCGTGTCCGGCTGGGTGGTGCCCGACGGCGCAGGCGAGACGAAGTCGATCACACTCGACGCCCTCGCCGCGGATGCGGTCGTCCAGCTCTGCTGCGGGGAGCCCTTCCTGTTCCAGCTCGCGGGGGAGCGCGCCTGGTACGCGGGATCCGGCGACGTCGTCACTGCGGACGAAGTCACCGCCGGGTGGCGCGGTGCCGAGGGGGAGGCGTCCTCGCACGTCGAGCGCGTCCTGGCACGGCTCCCGCAGAAGGAGCGGACGTTCGTCGACGTCATGGCGGCGATGCGCCCGGAAGACCGCACGTTGACCCGGATCGCTCGCGAGATGGGCGAGGCGAGCGCTCAAGCCGTCGGTCCGACCGCCCAACGTCTGGACACGGTCCGCGGCGTGATCGAGCGCGGCAAGCCGTACTCGTTCCGGAACCGGGCCGTGGAGGCGTACCTGACGAGTGACTGGCCACGCGTCGGGTGA
- a CDS encoding aldo/keto reductase, with protein MKTLELPQTDLTASDVVVGLMRINDMSDEDIRSLYAASRDAGVTMFDHAAVYGGWHGCEERFGSAVTLSPTERAEIVLQTKVGIRPTANGAYFDFSYEHILSSVDESLAALRTDHIDVLLLHRPDALVEPEEVAKAFDELHAAGKVHHFGVSNHTPGQVDLLRRSVAQPLAFNQVQLSITHANVIAQGVAANMGGLDQSVDRDNDILNHSRLNDITLQAWSPFQKGFFDGVFLGDREQYAELNDVLDEVAAAHGVTPTGIAVAWITRHPAHFQVVLGTTNPQRVRESAAGSDVMLSREEWYRIFTAAGHTVP; from the coding sequence GTGAAGACACTGGAGTTGCCACAGACCGACCTCACCGCGTCCGACGTCGTCGTCGGTCTCATGAGGATCAACGACATGAGCGACGAGGACATCCGCTCGCTGTACGCGGCGTCGCGTGACGCGGGTGTGACCATGTTCGACCACGCCGCGGTCTACGGCGGCTGGCACGGCTGCGAGGAACGGTTCGGCTCGGCCGTCACGCTCTCCCCCACCGAGCGCGCCGAGATCGTGCTGCAGACGAAGGTCGGCATCCGCCCGACCGCGAACGGCGCGTACTTCGACTTCTCGTACGAGCACATCCTGTCGTCCGTCGACGAGTCGCTCGCCGCCCTCCGCACCGACCACATCGACGTCCTGCTGCTGCACCGCCCGGACGCGCTCGTCGAGCCGGAGGAGGTGGCGAAGGCGTTCGACGAGCTGCACGCCGCGGGCAAGGTCCACCACTTCGGCGTCTCGAACCACACGCCGGGACAGGTCGACCTGCTGCGTCGCTCGGTGGCCCAGCCACTGGCGTTCAACCAGGTGCAGCTCAGCATCACGCACGCGAACGTCATCGCGCAGGGCGTGGCGGCGAACATGGGCGGGCTCGACCAGTCCGTCGACCGGGACAACGACATCCTCAACCACTCGCGCCTGAACGACATCACGCTGCAGGCCTGGTCGCCGTTCCAGAAGGGCTTCTTCGACGGGGTCTTCCTCGGCGACCGCGAGCAGTACGCCGAGCTGAACGACGTGCTCGACGAGGTCGCGGCGGCGCACGGCGTCACCCCGACCGGCATCGCGGTGGCGTGGATCACCCGGCACCCGGCGCACTTCCAGGTGGTCCTCGGGACGACGAACCCGCAGCGCGTGCGGGAGTCGGCGGCGGGCTCGGACGTCATGCTCTCGCGCGAGGAGTGGTACCGCATCTTCACGGCGGCGGGGCACACCGTCCCCTGA
- a CDS encoding SDR family oxidoreductase, protein MSLQQLFGLDGRTALVTGGSSGIGRAIAEALAGAGAHVVVAARTRSTIDATVDGIRSGGGSAEGVVADLATRAGAHGLADVVGDVDVLVHSAGINLRPPMAELDEDTWDATMRVNLDAPFVLGQRLAPGMAARGHGRIIGISSQQAHRPFAASGAYGVSKAGLEALARSQAEAWSAQGVTSNVLVPGFVQTALNRRLSADPGTVERLAARTLVGRNGVAADFAAAAVFLAGPGAGYVTGQSIAVDGGFSVH, encoded by the coding sequence ATGTCGCTGCAGCAGCTCTTCGGACTCGACGGCCGCACCGCACTCGTGACCGGCGGGAGCTCCGGGATCGGACGCGCCATCGCCGAGGCCCTCGCCGGCGCGGGAGCACACGTCGTCGTCGCGGCGCGCACGCGGAGCACGATCGACGCGACGGTCGACGGCATCCGGAGCGGCGGCGGCTCGGCCGAGGGCGTGGTGGCGGACCTCGCGACGCGTGCGGGCGCCCACGGCCTCGCGGACGTCGTGGGCGACGTCGACGTCCTCGTGCACTCGGCGGGCATCAACCTCCGGCCGCCGATGGCGGAACTCGACGAGGACACCTGGGACGCGACGATGCGCGTCAACCTCGACGCCCCGTTCGTCCTCGGGCAGCGGCTCGCGCCCGGCATGGCGGCGCGCGGCCACGGCCGCATCATCGGTATCAGTTCGCAGCAGGCGCACCGCCCCTTCGCGGCCAGCGGCGCGTACGGGGTGTCGAAAGCCGGTCTGGAGGCGCTCGCCAGGTCCCAGGCGGAGGCCTGGTCCGCGCAGGGGGTCACCTCGAACGTCCTCGTGCCCGGTTTCGTGCAGACCGCGTTGAACCGCCGGCTCAGCGCCGACCCCGGCACCGTCGAGCGGCTCGCGGCCCGCACGCTCGTCGGCCGCAACGGGGTCGCCGCCGACTTCGCCGCGGCGGCGGTGTTCCTGGCCGGGCCGGGCGCAGGCTACGTCACGGGGCAGTCGATCGCGGTCGACGGCGGGTTCTCGGTGCACTGA
- a CDS encoding putative RNA methyltransferase, producing MRDDLLPVLACPVCAEPLGRVGGQVGCAAGHRFDEAKQGHLTLLPARRRALTADTPEMVDARVRFLGRGHYAPVERAIAAVVGASTAPGIVLDVGSGPGTYLAHALRASDGRPVAASDAAPRVRLGVALDLSPVAIRRAARVHERVGAVVGDVTERLPVVDGAAAVLLDVFAPRNQAEYARVLHPDGVLVVVTPRVGHLAELAEATISVDPEKERRLHDSLSPSFVRRSSEDLTWTMDLSAEDVHDVVHMGPSHHHVAADAAFRPTAVTAAVTISTWSPVP from the coding sequence GTGCGCGACGACCTGCTCCCCGTGCTCGCCTGCCCCGTCTGCGCCGAGCCGCTCGGCCGTGTCGGCGGACAGGTGGGCTGCGCGGCCGGGCACCGGTTCGACGAGGCCAAGCAGGGACACCTCACGCTCCTCCCCGCCCGCCGTCGAGCCCTGACGGCCGACACCCCGGAGATGGTCGACGCCCGTGTCCGGTTCCTGGGTCGCGGGCACTACGCGCCCGTCGAACGCGCGATCGCCGCAGTGGTCGGAGCATCGACCGCGCCCGGCATCGTCCTCGACGTCGGGTCCGGGCCCGGGACCTACCTCGCGCATGCGCTGCGCGCGTCGGACGGGAGGCCCGTGGCCGCGTCCGACGCGGCGCCGCGCGTCCGGCTGGGGGTCGCCCTGGACCTCTCGCCGGTCGCGATCCGGCGGGCGGCCCGTGTCCACGAGCGGGTCGGGGCCGTCGTCGGTGACGTGACCGAGCGCCTCCCGGTCGTCGACGGTGCCGCTGCGGTCCTGCTCGACGTGTTCGCGCCGCGCAACCAGGCGGAGTACGCCCGAGTCCTGCACCCCGACGGCGTGCTCGTCGTGGTGACCCCGCGCGTCGGACACCTGGCGGAGCTCGCGGAGGCGACCATCTCGGTCGACCCTGAGAAGGAGCGCCGACTGCACGACTCGTTGTCGCCGTCGTTCGTACGGCGGTCGTCCGAGGACCTGACGTGGACGATGGACCTCAGCGCCGAGGACGTCCACGACGTGGTCCACATGGGTCCGAGCCACCACCACGTCGCCGCCGACGCGGCGTTCCGACCGACGGCGGTCACCGCTGCCGTGACGATCAGCACCTGGAGCCCGGTACCGTGA